In Oncorhynchus clarkii lewisi isolate Uvic-CL-2024 chromosome 24, UVic_Ocla_1.0, whole genome shotgun sequence, one DNA window encodes the following:
- the LOC139382828 gene encoding CAP-Gly domain-containing linker protein 3-like isoform X1 yields MTKEQTAEVEEEAQPASEYQSPVHEPRKRPMVHPSAQAPLPKDYVFTFFDPNDPACLEILLDPRTSIPELFAIIRQWVPQVQHKIDLIGNEILKRGCHVNDRDGLTDMTLLHYSCKAGAHGVGDPAAALRLSNQLISLGADVSLRSRWTNMNALHYAAYFDVPELIRILLKASKPRVLNSTCSDFHHGTALHIAASNLCLGSVQCLLEHGANPTVRNDKGQGPAEVVPDPMDMTLDKAEAAMVAKELKQLLLDSVPLSCNLPRATLLNYDNIPGNLMLTSIGLKLGDRVVLDDMKLPKKSSSDEIDISALHHLKQTGTLRFCGTTEFASGQWVGVELDEPEGKNDGSVGGVRYFICPPKLGIFAPVSKIAKAVELAPSSVTSTPKTPRMDFSRVTGKNKKEKKEIMEREKALRKKSMSVASLDPDGVKVELGDRVLVAGVKQGIIRYYGKTDFAPGYWFGVELEQPTGKHDGSVFGVRYFTCLPKYGVFAPPSRVQRIGGSKDGQSGDGTMVKKVHQVSMNQPKRKFNAVRSPKDITSESSISRLLFCCWFPWMLRAEMQS; encoded by the exons ATGACTAAAGAGCAGACTGccgaggtggaggaggaggcccAGCCTGCCTCTGAGTACCAGAGCCCAGTTCACGAGCCCCGGAAGAGGCCCATGGTCCACCCATCTGCCCAGGCCCCCCTCCCCAAAGACTATG TCTTCACATTCTTTGACCCAAATGATCCTGCGTGTCTGGAGATCCTGCTGGATCCGCGCACCAGCATCCCAGAGCTGTTTGCCATCATCCGTCAGTGGGTCCCACAGGTCCAGCACAAGATCGACCTCATCGGAAACGAG ATCTTGAAGCGTGGTTGCCATGTCAACGACCGTGACGGACTGACAGACATGACCTTGCTCCACTACAGTTGCAAAGCCGGGGCCCATGGAGTCG GTGACCCTGCCGCTGCCCTCAGGCTGTCCAATCAGCTAATTTCCCTGGGGGCAGACGTGAGTCTCCGCAGCCGCTGGACCAACATGAACGCCCTGCACTACGCAGCCTACTTCGACGTGCCAGAGCTGATTCGCATTCTCCTCAAGGCCTCCAAACCCCGAG TGCTGAATTCCACCTGTAGTGACTTCCACCATGGCACAGCCCTGCACATCGCTGCCTCCAACCTGTGTCTGGGATCAGTCCAGTGTCTGCTAGAGCATGGAGCCAACCCCACTGTCCGG AATGATAAGGGCCAGGGGCCGGCCGAGGTGGTCCCTGACCCCATGGACATGACTCTGGACAAAGCAGAGGCGGCCATGGTGGCAAAGGAGCTGAAGCAGCTGCTGCTGGACTCTGTGCCACTCAGCTGCAACCTGCCCCGCGCCACCCTGCTCAACTACGACAACATCCCTGGCAACCTCATGCTCACCTCCATCGGCCTGAAACTGGGCGACCGTGTGGTGCTGGACgacatgaag CTCCCCAAAAAATCGAGCAGTGATGAAATTGACATCTCAGCTCTGCATCACCTGAAGCAG ACGGGCACCCTGCGCTTCTGTGGGACCACGGAGTTCGCCAGTGGCCAATGGGTAGGGGTGGAGCTGGACGAGCCAGAGGGCAAGAACGACGGAAGTGTGGGGGGGGTGCGTTACTTCATCTGCCCCCCCAAATTGG GTATCTTTGCTCCAGTGTCGAAAATCGCCAAAGCTGTTGAGCTGGCCCCCTCCTCTGTCACCTCCACACCCAAGACGCCCCGCATGGACTTCTCCCGCGTCACAGGAAAGAACAAGAAAGAAAAGAAGGaaataatggagagagagaaag CTCTGAGGAAGAAGTCTATGTCCGTGGCCAGTCTGGACCCAGATGGGGTGAAAGTGGAACTTGGAGACCGGGTGCTGGTTGCTGGTGTGAAGCAGGGAATCATACGCTATTACGGAAAGACAGACTTTGCCCCAG gttaCTGGTTTGGTGTGGAGCTGGAGCAGCCCACAGGAAAGCATGACGGGTCTGTTTTTGGTGTCCGCTACTTCACCTGCCTGCCCAAGTACGGCGTCTTTGCACCCCCGTCTCGCGTACAGAG AATCGGAGGATCAAAGGACGGTCAGAGCGGCGACGGCACGATGGTGAAGAAAGTCCACCAGGTGTCTA TGAACCAGCCAAAGCGTAAATTCAATGCGGTGAGGTCACCTAAGGACATCACGTCTGAGAGCTCAATATCCAG gtTGCTGTTCTGCTGCTGGTTCCCCTGGATGCTGCGTGCTGAGATGCAGTCCTAA
- the LOC139382828 gene encoding CAP-Gly domain-containing linker protein 3-like isoform X2 produces MTKEQTAEVEEEAQPASEYQSPVHEPRKRPMVHPSAQAPLPKDYVFTFFDPNDPACLEILLDPRTSIPELFAIIRQWVPQVQHKIDLIGNEILKRGCHVNDRDGLTDMTLLHYSCKAGAHGVGDPAAALRLSNQLISLGADVSLRSRWTNMNALHYAAYFDVPELIRILLKASKPRVLNSTCSDFHHGTALHIAASNLCLGSVQCLLEHGANPTVRNDKGQGPAEVVPDPMDMTLDKAEAAMVAKELKQLLLDSVPLSCNLPRATLLNYDNIPGNLMLTSIGLKLGDRVVLDDMKTGTLRFCGTTEFASGQWVGVELDEPEGKNDGSVGGVRYFICPPKLGIFAPVSKIAKAVELAPSSVTSTPKTPRMDFSRVTGKNKKEKKEIMEREKALRKKSMSVASLDPDGVKVELGDRVLVAGVKQGIIRYYGKTDFAPGYWFGVELEQPTGKHDGSVFGVRYFTCLPKYGVFAPPSRVQRIGGSKDGQSGDGTMVKKVHQVSMNQPKRKFNAVRSPKDITSESSISRLLFCCWFPWMLRAEMQS; encoded by the exons ATGACTAAAGAGCAGACTGccgaggtggaggaggaggcccAGCCTGCCTCTGAGTACCAGAGCCCAGTTCACGAGCCCCGGAAGAGGCCCATGGTCCACCCATCTGCCCAGGCCCCCCTCCCCAAAGACTATG TCTTCACATTCTTTGACCCAAATGATCCTGCGTGTCTGGAGATCCTGCTGGATCCGCGCACCAGCATCCCAGAGCTGTTTGCCATCATCCGTCAGTGGGTCCCACAGGTCCAGCACAAGATCGACCTCATCGGAAACGAG ATCTTGAAGCGTGGTTGCCATGTCAACGACCGTGACGGACTGACAGACATGACCTTGCTCCACTACAGTTGCAAAGCCGGGGCCCATGGAGTCG GTGACCCTGCCGCTGCCCTCAGGCTGTCCAATCAGCTAATTTCCCTGGGGGCAGACGTGAGTCTCCGCAGCCGCTGGACCAACATGAACGCCCTGCACTACGCAGCCTACTTCGACGTGCCAGAGCTGATTCGCATTCTCCTCAAGGCCTCCAAACCCCGAG TGCTGAATTCCACCTGTAGTGACTTCCACCATGGCACAGCCCTGCACATCGCTGCCTCCAACCTGTGTCTGGGATCAGTCCAGTGTCTGCTAGAGCATGGAGCCAACCCCACTGTCCGG AATGATAAGGGCCAGGGGCCGGCCGAGGTGGTCCCTGACCCCATGGACATGACTCTGGACAAAGCAGAGGCGGCCATGGTGGCAAAGGAGCTGAAGCAGCTGCTGCTGGACTCTGTGCCACTCAGCTGCAACCTGCCCCGCGCCACCCTGCTCAACTACGACAACATCCCTGGCAACCTCATGCTCACCTCCATCGGCCTGAAACTGGGCGACCGTGTGGTGCTGGACgacatgaag ACGGGCACCCTGCGCTTCTGTGGGACCACGGAGTTCGCCAGTGGCCAATGGGTAGGGGTGGAGCTGGACGAGCCAGAGGGCAAGAACGACGGAAGTGTGGGGGGGGTGCGTTACTTCATCTGCCCCCCCAAATTGG GTATCTTTGCTCCAGTGTCGAAAATCGCCAAAGCTGTTGAGCTGGCCCCCTCCTCTGTCACCTCCACACCCAAGACGCCCCGCATGGACTTCTCCCGCGTCACAGGAAAGAACAAGAAAGAAAAGAAGGaaataatggagagagagaaag CTCTGAGGAAGAAGTCTATGTCCGTGGCCAGTCTGGACCCAGATGGGGTGAAAGTGGAACTTGGAGACCGGGTGCTGGTTGCTGGTGTGAAGCAGGGAATCATACGCTATTACGGAAAGACAGACTTTGCCCCAG gttaCTGGTTTGGTGTGGAGCTGGAGCAGCCCACAGGAAAGCATGACGGGTCTGTTTTTGGTGTCCGCTACTTCACCTGCCTGCCCAAGTACGGCGTCTTTGCACCCCCGTCTCGCGTACAGAG AATCGGAGGATCAAAGGACGGTCAGAGCGGCGACGGCACGATGGTGAAGAAAGTCCACCAGGTGTCTA TGAACCAGCCAAAGCGTAAATTCAATGCGGTGAGGTCACCTAAGGACATCACGTCTGAGAGCTCAATATCCAG gtTGCTGTTCTGCTGCTGGTTCCCCTGGATGCTGCGTGCTGAGATGCAGTCCTAA